In one Candidatus Nealsonbacteria bacterium genomic region, the following are encoded:
- a CDS encoding acetyl-CoA carboxylase biotin carboxyl carrier protein subunit — MNLKINIQGKEYDVEIKRLNKDKVKIKVGKEEFIFEEKEKEKEKIVVAKTALPKRKFKTKEIKAPIAGTVSEVFVKENEFIKKGRKVVLLSAMKMENEIISEFEGRVKKILAKKEQKVKEGKVLIILE; from the coding sequence ATGAACTTAAAAATAAACATTCAAGGTAAAGAATACGATGTAGAAATTAAAAGATTAAACAAAGATAAAGTGAAGATAAAGGTAGGAAAAGAAGAGTTTATTTTTGAAGAGAAAGAAAAAGAGAAAGAGAAAATTGTAGTTGCAAAAACCGCTTTGCCTAAAAGAAAATTTAAAACAAAAGAAATTAAAGCCCCTATTGCGGGGACAGTTTCAGAAGTTTTTGTTAAAGAAAACGAATTCATTAAAAAAGGGAGGAAAGTTGTTTTGTTATCTGCAATGAAAATGGAAAATGAAATAATTTCTGAATTTGAAGGAAGGGTAAAAAAAATTTTGGCAAAAAAAGAGCAGAAGGTTAAAGAAGGGAAGGTCTTAATTATTTTAGAATAA
- a CDS encoding nitronate monooxygenase, whose product MGTKLTKLLNIKYPIIQGGMAGISDSILVSAVSNAGGLGVIGSGFLPPKWLEEEIKKTKELTDKPFGVNLLMRNPKVAELAKIVIREKIPVIFTGGGNPLPLFPHLKKVGIKVIPVVALSRLAKKMEDSYADAVVVEGFESGGHIGRVTTIALVPQTKKLIEKIPLIAAGGIYDAKTALACFILGADGIQMGTRFLVSKECQIHENYKKAVLEATDENIIVAARFTGYPVRAIENELTKRVQKLEEKNPFPEEIRADRFSSSKIESGNIEQAPLLCGLCAGGISKIKSCKEIIEEIMEGSKKIIKEVDKDL is encoded by the coding sequence ATAGGAACCAAACTCACCAAACTCTTAAATATTAAATATCCCATAATCCAGGGGGGGATGGCTGGAATTTCAGATTCAATTTTAGTTTCTGCTGTTTCTAATGCCGGAGGATTAGGGGTAATTGGTTCTGGTTTTCTTCCTCCAAAATGGTTAGAGGAAGAAATTAAAAAAACCAAAGAATTAACTGATAAACCTTTTGGAGTTAATCTTTTAATGAGAAACCCGAAAGTAGCAGAATTAGCAAAAATTGTAATTCGAGAAAAAATTCCTGTTATTTTTACCGGAGGAGGAAATCCCCTTCCTTTATTTCCTCATTTAAAAAAGGTTGGTATTAAAGTTATTCCTGTAGTCGCCTTATCAAGATTAGCTAAAAAAATGGAAGATAGCTATGCTGATGCTGTAGTAGTGGAAGGTTTTGAATCCGGAGGCCATATTGGCAGAGTGACAACAATAGCTTTGGTCCCTCAGACAAAAAAATTAATAGAAAAAATTCCTTTAATTGCTGCAGGCGGCATCTATGATGCAAAAACTGCTTTAGCTTGCTTTATCCTGGGAGCTGACGGCATTCAGATGGGCACAAGATTCTTAGTAAGCAAGGAATGTCAGATTCATGAGAATTATAAAAAAGCTGTTCTGGAAGCAACAGATGAAAATATCATCGTAGCAGCAAGGTTCACTGGTTATCCGGTAAGAGCGATAGAAAATGAATTAACAAAAAGGGTTCAGAAGCTGGAAGAAAAAAATCCTTTCCCGGAAGAGATAAGGGCAGATAGATTCTCCAGCTCAAAAATAGAAAGCGGAAATATAGAGCAAGCTCCTCTTCTTTGCGGGCTTTGTGCTGGAGGAATTTCAAAGATAAAAAGCTGTAAAGAAATAATAGAGGAAATTATGGAAGGTTCAAAGAAAATAATAAAAGAAGTAGATAAAGATTTATAA
- a CDS encoding acyl-CoA carboxylase subunit beta, producing MAFEKEIKKLNEKMQSLENPDLIEKQHQKGKLTARERINLLLDVGSFVELDALVETRFSNLGLDKKKFPGDAVITGFGKVSKRQVYVYSQDFSKIGGSSGEMHSKKIIKIINLARKTGCPSIGIIDSGGARIQEGISSLEGYAGIFSEMIKSSGVIPQISIIVGPSAGGASYAPGLSDFVFMVERISQMYITGPKVIKKVTGETVSFEDLGGAVVHSSKSGCAHFSFDSEKECFLAVKRLLSYLPQNNMEDPPRERSFLAELFEKEQSYRLLEILPEKEEKSYDMKEIIEEIFDKNSFFEVQSNFAVNSIVGFVKLGGLVVGIVANQTKFMAGTLDIDSSDKIARFVRFCDAFNIPLINLVDTPGYLPGKEQEKKGIIRHGAKILYAFSEATVPKISLIIRKAFGGAYIALASRQLGYDKIIAWPSAQIAVMGPEQAVKIIYKKELTKSKDPKKLEKDKVQELKELFLNPYQAAKLGYIDMIINPKDTRVILIKCMESLLNKRESKVAKKHGNIPL from the coding sequence ATGGCTTTTGAAAAAGAAATTAAAAAATTAAACGAAAAAATGCAAAGTCTGGAAAATCCAGATTTAATTGAAAAACAACACCAGAAAGGAAAACTAACTGCCAGAGAAAGGATTAACCTACTTTTAGACGTGGGTAGTTTTGTTGAATTAGATGCACTTGTTGAAACCAGATTTAGTAATCTTGGTCTGGATAAAAAGAAGTTCCCGGGCGATGCAGTAATTACTGGTTTTGGAAAAGTAAGTAAGAGGCAGGTTTATGTTTACAGCCAAGATTTTTCAAAAATAGGAGGTTCCTCAGGTGAAATGCACAGCAAAAAAATCATCAAGATTATTAATCTTGCCAGAAAAACAGGTTGTCCCTCAATAGGAATAATTGACTCTGGAGGAGCTAGAATCCAGGAAGGGATATCAAGTCTTGAAGGATATGCGGGTATTTTTAGTGAAATGATTAAGTCCTCGGGAGTAATTCCTCAAATATCTATAATTGTTGGGCCATCGGCCGGAGGCGCATCATACGCTCCTGGTTTATCAGACTTTGTATTCATGGTTGAGAGAATATCTCAAATGTATATCACGGGACCTAAAGTAATTAAAAAAGTTACAGGAGAAACGGTTTCTTTTGAAGATTTAGGAGGAGCTGTTGTCCACAGCTCAAAAAGCGGTTGTGCTCATTTTTCTTTTGATTCTGAAAAAGAGTGCTTTTTGGCAGTAAAAAGACTTCTTTCTTATTTACCGCAAAATAATATGGAAGACCCTCCAAGAGAAAGAAGTTTTCTTGCTGAACTCTTCGAAAAAGAACAAAGCTATAGGTTATTAGAGATATTGCCAGAAAAAGAAGAAAAGAGTTATGATATGAAAGAAATAATTGAGGAGATTTTTGATAAAAATTCTTTTTTTGAAGTTCAATCAAACTTTGCCGTAAATTCAATAGTGGGCTTTGTTAAATTAGGAGGTTTAGTGGTCGGCATTGTTGCCAACCAAACAAAATTTATGGCAGGCACCCTTGATATCGATTCTTCGGACAAAATCGCCCGTTTTGTTAGATTCTGTGATGCATTTAACATTCCCTTGATTAACTTGGTAGATACTCCCGGCTATCTTCCGGGAAAGGAACAAGAAAAAAAAGGAATAATCCGGCATGGAGCTAAAATATTGTATGCCTTCTCAGAAGCTACTGTTCCCAAAATCAGTTTAATTATAAGAAAGGCCTTTGGAGGAGCTTATATTGCTTTAGCCTCTCGCCAGCTGGGGTATGATAAGATAATTGCCTGGCCATCAGCACAGATTGCGGTAATGGGTCCTGAACAGGCAGTAAAAATTATCTATAAAAAAGAGCTGACAAAGAGTAAAGACCCAAAGAAATTAGAGAAAGATAAAGTTCAAGAATTAAAAGAACTGTTCTTAAATCCCTATCAGGCAGCTAAACTCGGTTATATTGATATGATAATTAATCCAAAAGACACCAGGGTCATCCTAATAAAGTGTATGGAATCGCTTTTGAATAAAAGAGAAAGTAAAGTTGCCAAAAAACACGGAAATATACCTTTATAA
- a CDS encoding biotin--[acetyl-CoA-carboxylase] ligase, whose amino-acid sequence MKFKKYKRISSTNALAKKVKHEPWLVIWAEEQTAGYGRKKDYWFSPKGGLYFSVVLPKSTIDDLQTLTILAAFVVAKVMKENFNVEPMIKLPNDVYLNQKKIAGILTETVVGTNVKFSIMGFGLNTNIDKFPKDLENIATSLKIELGKKVDNEKILKQIIEEIKNQLRTISE is encoded by the coding sequence ATGAAATTTAAAAAATATAAGAGAATTTCTTCGACTAACGCTCTGGCAAAAAAGGTAAAGCATGAACCATGGCTGGTCATCTGGGCAGAAGAACAAACTGCGGGATACGGAAGAAAAAAAGATTACTGGTTTTCTCCAAAAGGCGGACTTTATTTTTCGGTTGTTTTGCCAAAAAGCACCATTGATGATTTGCAAACTCTAACTATTTTAGCAGCTTTTGTAGTAGCTAAAGTGATGAAAGAAAATTTTAATGTAGAACCCATGATTAAATTACCAAATGATGTTTATCTAAACCAAAAAAAGATAGCTGGCATTTTAACAGAAACTGTTGTGGGAACTAATGTTAAATTTTCAATAATGGGATTCGGTTTAAATACAAATATTGATAAATTTCCAAAAGATTTGGAAAATATTGCTACATCCCTTAAAATAGAATTAGGTAAAAAAGTAGACAATGAAAAAATTCTAAAACAAATAATAGAAGAGATAAAAAATCAATTAAGGACAATAAGCGAATAG
- a CDS encoding glycerol-3-phosphate acyltransferase, with protein MSKFFSLSIFAYFLGSIVFGHIVAKIKKVDLSKIGSKSYTSTNVSRAFGWRWGILTALLDFSKGTIPTLLALNYLQNEWQIVVVAILPTLGHIFPVLFKFKGGKGGATFLGTCLALVGLKTFIPAFLVWLLIFALTRITAFTNLIFPWLFSLFLYYWNFPFYYFMIGVLDSTLITFALRSNIKRFFKGKEPKTPLKL; from the coding sequence ATGAGTAAATTTTTTTCACTATCAATCTTTGCCTACTTTTTAGGCTCAATTGTTTTCGGACACATTGTTGCTAAAATAAAAAAAGTTGACCTTTCCAAAATTGGCAGCAAATCTTATACCTCTACAAACGTTTCTCGGGCTTTTGGGTGGAGGTGGGGAATTTTAACAGCATTATTAGATTTTTCAAAGGGAACAATTCCCACCCTTTTAGCTCTTAATTATTTACAAAATGAATGGCAGATTGTCGTTGTAGCAATATTACCTACGCTGGGACACATCTTCCCCGTTCTCTTTAAATTTAAGGGGGGAAAAGGAGGAGCTACTTTCCTTGGAACCTGTCTGGCTTTGGTGGGTTTAAAAACTTTTATTCCTGCATTTTTAGTCTGGCTTCTTATCTTTGCTCTAACCAGAATTACAGCCTTCACAAACTTAATTTTTCCCTGGCTTTTTTCATTATTTTTATATTATTGGAATTTTCCTTTTTATTATTTTATGATTGGGGTTTTAGACTCTACACTAATAACTTTTGCTTTAAGAAGTAATATAAAAAGATTCTTTAAAGGCAAAGAGCCTAAAACTCCCTTAAAACTTTAA
- a CDS encoding ATP-grasp domain-containing protein: MTIKKILIANRGEIALRIIRTCQEMEIKTVALCPLPGQEQNFLETRLADEYYFLNKEGAEGYLDKKKIVEIAKKAKVDAIHPGYGFLSENWRFARLCQKNKIWFIGPHFKMLKKLEDKIEAKRIAQKAGIPTLPASKGPIKTKKDLVKWVGQIKPPFVLKAQKGGGGIGIRVINGKIDFGNLFTISSGIQRQIATAFSETDFFLEKHLPNARHIEVQILGDKKKVLHLGERECTIQRRFQKLFEEAPSPFLDDKEREKIRNLAVKFGKRLRYRGVGTIEFLVDENKNFYFLETNPRLQVEHPITEAITGIDMVEQQIRIAQGQEIPFSQDDVFFNGWAVEARINAEDPKKNFQPAPGVIQKYLPPGGQGIFLHTFLHEGQEIYPYFDSLLAKIIAHGKTRKEAISRLKRVLDEIAIEGVPTTIPFFKLLLKDENFLKGNFTTNFIEKSKILQKLSPQICPKRPLKTREIEEKELANIIFQIYKTLKSSESISPEKKVSASNWVMAERSKMLNE, translated from the coding sequence ATGACAATTAAAAAAATTCTCATTGCAAACAGGGGGGAGATTGCTCTGCGAATAATTAGAACATGTCAAGAAATGGAAATTAAAACCGTTGCCCTTTGTCCTTTGCCAGGACAAGAACAAAATTTCCTTGAGACAAGACTGGCCGACGAATACTATTTCTTAAATAAAGAGGGAGCTGAAGGTTATCTGGATAAAAAAAAGATTGTTGAAATTGCCAAAAAAGCCAAAGTTGATGCTATTCATCCTGGTTATGGATTCTTATCTGAGAATTGGAGATTTGCCAGGCTTTGTCAGAAAAACAAAATTTGGTTTATTGGTCCCCATTTCAAGATGTTAAAAAAATTAGAAGATAAAATTGAAGCTAAAAGAATTGCTCAAAAAGCCGGTATCCCCACGCTTCCTGCAAGTAAGGGTCCCATTAAAACAAAAAAAGACTTGGTAAAATGGGTTGGGCAAATTAAGCCTCCTTTTGTCTTAAAAGCACAAAAAGGAGGAGGAGGAATCGGTATTCGGGTGATAAATGGAAAAATTGATTTTGGTAATCTTTTTACAATTTCCAGCGGAATTCAGAGGCAAATAGCTACGGCTTTTTCTGAAACAGATTTTTTCCTTGAAAAACATCTCCCAAATGCAAGGCATATTGAAGTTCAGATATTAGGAGATAAAAAAAAGGTACTCCATCTCGGAGAAAGAGAATGTACTATTCAAAGAAGATTTCAAAAACTGTTCGAAGAAGCGCCCTCTCCTTTTCTTGATGATAAAGAAAGAGAAAAAATAAGAAATTTAGCGGTAAAATTTGGCAAAAGATTAAGATATCGAGGAGTGGGCACGATTGAGTTTTTAGTGGATGAAAATAAAAATTTTTATTTTTTAGAAACCAATCCTCGACTCCAGGTAGAACACCCTATTACGGAAGCAATAACAGGTATCGATATGGTGGAACAGCAAATTAGAATTGCTCAAGGACAAGAGATTCCTTTTTCTCAAGACGATGTTTTCTTTAATGGCTGGGCAGTAGAAGCACGAATTAATGCCGAAGACCCAAAAAAGAACTTTCAACCTGCACCTGGCGTTATCCAGAAATATCTCCCTCCCGGAGGACAGGGAATTTTCTTGCATACCTTTTTACACGAGGGACAAGAAATTTATCCTTACTTTGATTCACTTTTAGCAAAGATTATTGCCCATGGAAAAACGAGGAAAGAAGCTATTTCTCGTTTAAAGAGGGTTTTAGATGAGATTGCTATTGAGGGAGTTCCAACCACTATTCCTTTTTTCAAGCTCCTTTTAAAAGATGAAAATTTCCTGAAAGGAAACTTTACCACTAACTTTATTGAAAAAAGCAAGATTTTACAAAAGTTATCCCCTCAAATTTGTCCCAAAAGACCCTTAAAAACCAGGGAGATAGAAGAAAAAGAATTAGCCAATATCATTTTTCAAATTTACAAAACTTTGAAAAGTTCAGAAAGTATTTCTCCTGAAAAAAAAGTTTCTGCATCAAACTGGGTAATGGCTGAAAGATCAAAAATGCTTAACGAATAA
- a CDS encoding nitronate monooxygenase produces the protein MMLNKDQIKEIIPYTEPFLWVDEIESIEGNLIIGYKYTSLKDSYFKGHFVDFPIMPGVLVIEGIAQTATILLRKKIGKIHKQKHLLAHQVRSAFFYKPIFPGDKIRYEVELLGFYGYKIANFKGEAFVGDEKKCEVRFTIAVIEKKGFKEKYQQKKQEKSLPQTKLPPLRIGGLFAKIPIIQGGMAVRVSLHNLAGNVAKQGAVGIIAVSGMNNPNEVKSEIKKARKIAGPKGIIGINIMGVVSHFIELVKAAMEEKINLVIQGAGFRKDIFDLGGKYNIPIFSMASSVRVAKKGEAMGAEAIVVEGMEAGGHLGFPESHPFRKTIDIVREVVKAVKTPVIAAGGIFNGKDIVEMLRAGAKGVQMATRFVSTKECDVHQNFKEAHLKAKKEDVVIIHSPVGLPGRAIKNTLVEKILKGKAPKPDLRKCRGCIGMICDKSYCILEVLEKARKGDVENGLIFAGSNVWRVNKIVSVKELIQELVREANEILKHKPLMEY, from the coding sequence ATGATGCTAAATAAAGACCAAATTAAAGAAATTATCCCTTATACAGAGCCTTTTTTATGGGTAGATGAAATAGAGAGCATCGAGGGTAACCTCATAATTGGTTATAAATATACCTCTCTGAAAGACTCTTATTTTAAGGGGCATTTTGTTGACTTTCCTATAATGCCTGGCGTATTGGTTATAGAAGGAATTGCCCAAACAGCAACTATTCTCTTAAGAAAAAAAATTGGTAAAATTCATAAACAAAAACATCTTTTAGCCCATCAGGTTAGAAGTGCTTTTTTTTATAAACCAATTTTTCCCGGGGATAAAATAAGGTATGAAGTTGAGCTTTTGGGATTTTATGGATATAAGATTGCTAATTTTAAAGGAGAAGCTTTTGTCGGAGATGAAAAAAAATGTGAAGTAAGATTTACAATTGCTGTTATAGAAAAAAAAGGATTTAAAGAAAAATACCAACAAAAAAAACAAGAAAAATCCCTACCTCAAACCAAATTGCCTCCTTTAAGAATTGGAGGACTTTTTGCAAAAATTCCAATTATTCAAGGTGGTATGGCAGTAAGAGTCTCATTGCATAATTTAGCCGGTAATGTGGCCAAACAGGGAGCCGTAGGCATTATTGCTGTTTCTGGAATGAATAATCCTAATGAAGTTAAATCAGAAATAAAAAAAGCCAGGAAAATTGCAGGACCTAAAGGAATTATTGGAATTAATATTATGGGAGTAGTAAGTCACTTTATTGAATTGGTAAAAGCTGCTATGGAAGAAAAAATTAATTTAGTCATCCAGGGAGCAGGATTTAGAAAAGATATCTTTGACTTGGGAGGAAAATATAATATTCCCATATTTTCAATGGCTTCTTCTGTCAGGGTTGCCAAAAAAGGAGAAGCTATGGGGGCAGAGGCAATAGTTGTTGAAGGAATGGAGGCCGGCGGTCATCTTGGTTTTCCAGAAAGTCACCCTTTTAGAAAAACAATTGATATTGTAAGAGAAGTTGTAAAAGCAGTAAAAACTCCGGTGATTGCAGCTGGAGGCATATTCAATGGAAAAGACATTGTAGAAATGTTAAGAGCGGGGGCTAAGGGAGTCCAGATGGCAACAAGGTTTGTTTCTACAAAAGAATGTGATGTTCATCAAAATTTTAAAGAGGCGCACCTGAAAGCAAAAAAAGAAGACGTTGTAATTATTCACTCTCCCGTGGGGCTTCCCGGCAGAGCAATCAAAAATACTTTGGTTGAAAAAATCTTAAAAGGGAAAGCTCCAAAACCAGACTTGAGAAAATGTCGGGGTTGTATAGGAATGATTTGCGATAAAAGCTACTGCATCTTGGAAGTTTTAGAAAAAGCCCGTAAGGGTGACGTAGAAAATGGATTAATCTTTGCAGGTTCTAATGTCTGGAGAGTTAATAAAATAGTTTCTGTGAAAGAACTAATCCAGGAGTTAGTAAGGGAGGCTAACGAGATTTTAAAACATAAACCCTTAATGGAGTATTAA
- a CDS encoding biotin transporter BioY, which translates to MMLKNSTKGKNITLITAVLPRIENNSLVIVKNVILVLSFSILTAISSKLKIEIGPIPITMQTLVVLLSGALLGKKRGTASQITYLFLGLIGLPWFSRGGGIAYILSPTFGYILGFILAAYLVGALFEKGWGKNIISAFFVMLIGNYLIYIPGLLWLGNFIEPSRILIIGLYPFIFGDLLKIFLGGIILSFSWKTISKNNKVV; encoded by the coding sequence ATGATGTTGAAAAATTCTACTAAAGGGAAAAACATAACTTTGATTACAGCTGTTTTGCCGCGAATTGAAAATAATTCTTTAGTAATAGTAAAAAATGTTATTTTAGTTTTAAGTTTTTCAATTTTAACCGCAATCTCCTCCAAGTTAAAAATCGAAATTGGCCCGATTCCTATAACTATGCAGACATTGGTGGTTCTTTTAAGCGGAGCTTTATTAGGAAAAAAGAGAGGAACAGCGTCTCAGATTACTTATCTTTTTTTGGGTTTAATTGGTCTCCCCTGGTTTTCCAGAGGAGGAGGAATAGCTTATATCTTAAGCCCAACTTTTGGTTATATTTTAGGCTTTATATTAGCTGCTTATTTAGTCGGAGCTCTGTTCGAAAAGGGATGGGGTAAAAATATAATTTCGGCTTTTTTTGTAATGCTGATTGGAAATTATCTAATTTATATTCCCGGCCTTTTGTGGTTAGGAAACTTTATAGAACCTTCAAGAATATTAATAATTGGTCTTTACCCTTTCATTTTCGGAGACCTTTTAAAAATATTTTTGGGAGGAATTATCTTATCTTTCAGCTGGAAAACTATTAGCAAAAACAATAAAGTCGTATAA
- a CDS encoding beta-ketoacyl-ACP reductase, giving the protein MLEEKVVLITGSAQGIGRAIALKFASLKTRIALNDIQTQEENLKKLKEEIEKKNTKAQYFLADVSRLEEVEEMIQKIEAEFGRLDILVNNAGICKDKTLAKMTKEEWQKVIDIDLTGVFNCTKASLPLIIQNQGKIINVSSVVGQRGNFGQTNYAAAKAGIIGFTKSLSKEIGRFGVTVNAIAPGFIETKLSENLSDELKVMIKKLTSLGRFGKPEEVAELVAFLASENSNFITGAVINIDGGLSI; this is encoded by the coding sequence ATGTTAGAAGAAAAAGTAGTTCTTATTACGGGTTCTGCCCAAGGAATCGGCAGGGCAATTGCTTTAAAGTTTGCTTCTTTGAAAACCAGAATTGCTTTAAACGACATTCAAACCCAGGAAGAAAATTTAAAAAAACTAAAAGAAGAAATCGAAAAAAAGAACACAAAAGCTCAATATTTTTTAGCCGATGTTTCAAGATTAGAAGAGGTTGAAGAAATGATTCAAAAAATAGAAGCAGAATTTGGAAGATTAGATATTTTGGTTAACAATGCCGGAATTTGTAAAGACAAAACTTTAGCAAAAATGACAAAAGAGGAATGGCAGAAAGTAATTGATATAGACTTAACCGGTGTATTTAACTGCACCAAAGCCAGCTTACCATTAATTATCCAAAATCAAGGAAAGATTATTAATGTTTCTTCTGTGGTCGGACAAAGAGGAAATTTTGGTCAAACAAACTATGCAGCAGCTAAAGCAGGAATAATTGGCTTTACTAAATCTTTATCTAAAGAAATAGGAAGGTTCGGAGTAACCGTAAATGCTATTGCTCCAGGTTTTATTGAAACTAAACTTAGTGAAAATTTGTCAGATGAACTAAAGGTGATGATTAAAAAGTTAACTTCTTTGGGTAGATTTGGTAAACCAGAAGAAGTAGCTGAATTAGTTGCTTTTTTAGCTTCAGAAAATTCAAATTTTATAACCGGAGCTGTTATTAATATTGATGGTGGATTATCAATATGA
- a CDS encoding 1-acyl-sn-glycerol-3-phosphate acyltransferase has product MNRAVSWFCKIFLAPIVKKLLIKEVEGWKNIPKGNFILATNHQSHLDELATGYVCVPRRYHFIGQTDSYTGPTKFLLYILYFIAGVIPLNRKCEESKKRAVKKAIEVLKKGDILIIYPEGTRTRTGKIGRGKWGTARIFLKTGVPILPAGIKGTFELMPPGKKFKIKKIIKINIGKPLYFKEEFEKAKNLNKNSKEYRFLLQKITNKIMGEISNLQKSIK; this is encoded by the coding sequence ATGAACAGAGCAGTCTCTTGGTTTTGTAAAATATTTCTTGCTCCCATTGTCAAAAAACTATTAATAAAAGAAGTGGAAGGATGGAAAAACATTCCTAAAGGAAATTTTATCTTAGCTACAAATCATCAAAGTCATTTAGATGAGTTAGCTACCGGCTATGTCTGTGTTCCAAGACGGTATCACTTCATTGGTCAAACAGATAGTTACACAGGTCCTACCAAATTTTTACTCTATATTTTATATTTTATTGCCGGGGTAATTCCTTTAAACAGGAAATGTGAAGAATCAAAAAAAAGAGCAGTAAAAAAAGCAATCGAAGTTTTGAAAAAGGGAGATATTTTAATAATTTATCCTGAGGGCACAAGAACAAGAACGGGGAAAATAGGAAGGGGTAAGTGGGGAACAGCCAGGATTTTTTTAAAAACAGGTGTCCCGATATTGCCGGCAGGTATTAAGGGAACCTTTGAACTTATGCCTCCTGGAAAAAAATTTAAAATAAAAAAAATAATTAAAATTAACATTGGAAAACCTCTTTATTTTAAAGAAGAATTTGAAAAAGCAAAAAACTTAAATAAAAACTCAAAAGAGTATAGGTTCTTGCTTCAGAAAATAACTAATAAGATAATGGGAGAAATATCTAATTTGCAAAAAAGCATAAAATAA
- a CDS encoding glycerol-3-phosphate acyltransferase, with protein sequence MENINLFWIIFSYILGSIPFGYIITKFSTKKNILEIGWRKTSGSNVFKNIGKWQGALTGVLDLGKGFLAVKLAQFLGLSTLTQVLSGVAAVTGHNWSCFLNFAGGRGIGTFVGAGLALIPRTLGLSLIFPIILALIWNASIGTILLLITIIFLSSHFNQFETGGLFGLISLIPIFIKRLSPIKEIKAAKDKGVLIKNRLIFDDDKAYSEFRIKRIIRKLTKK encoded by the coding sequence ATGGAAAATATTAATCTTTTTTGGATAATTTTTTCTTACATCTTAGGTTCGATTCCTTTTGGATACATAATTACCAAATTTTCAACAAAAAAGAATATTTTAGAAATTGGCTGGAGAAAAACTTCCGGTTCGAATGTTTTTAAGAATATCGGCAAATGGCAAGGGGCATTAACTGGAGTTTTAGATTTAGGTAAAGGGTTCTTGGCTGTTAAATTGGCGCAATTTTTGGGATTGTCAACATTAACCCAGGTTTTGTCAGGAGTAGCTGCTGTAACCGGCCATAATTGGTCGTGCTTTTTAAATTTTGCAGGCGGCAGAGGAATCGGAACTTTTGTCGGGGCCGGCTTAGCTTTAATTCCAAGAACTTTAGGACTTTCTTTAATCTTTCCTATTATATTAGCTCTAATATGGAACGCTTCAATTGGTACAATTTTACTTTTAATAACAATTATATTTCTATCTTCTCACTTTAATCAGTTTGAAACAGGAGGATTATTCGGTTTAATATCTTTAATACCAATTTTTATTAAAAGGTTAAGTCCGATAAAAGAAATTAAAGCAGCTAAAGATAAAGGTGTTTTGATAAAGAATCGTTTAATTTTTGACGATGATAAAGCTTATTCGGAATTCAGAATAAAAAGAATAATCAGGAAGTTGACAAAAAAATGA